In the genome of Falsirhodobacter halotolerans, the window CACGCGGCTTGCCGTCCGGCTGGGACACTCAGCCCCGATCCTCGCCCGCATCGACGCCTGGTTAAGCCACCACCGCGCCCGCGCATCCGCTAAATCGCCTCCGGGCGAGGCGCTGGCCTATATCGCCAGATACCGCGATGGTCTCGGCCGCTTCCTCGCCGATGGCCGCGTCGAACTGGACAGCAACACCGTCGAGCGCACGATCCGCCCTATCGCGCTGAACCGCAAGAACGCCCTCTTCGCCGGCCACGACGCTGGCACCGAAAACTGGGCCGTCATCGCCTCGCTGATCGAGACCTGCAGAATGAACGGCGTCGATCCCCACGCGTGGCTGACAACCACGCTCACCGCCATCGTCAAAGGACATAAACAGAGCCAGATCCAAGACATGCTACCGTGGAATTACGACGCCCACGTGTTATCGGGACATCGCTTACGTTTTTCCATGTGAGGGGGCGACCATGATCCTAGTCGGATTAAAGGGCCGCACGCTTGCGCTGGCTGTGGTCGATATCGGCCACGACGGAACGGCGTGGGCGAGGAGCAGATCCGCGCTCCGATTGAAGTTGAAACCTCGGGGGGCGGGTTCGACCGCCAAGGCTGTGCCAAGATGCTGTTTGAGCCGCATGTCTTCTGGCGCAAGTTCGGGCCGGGCAGATGCGCACTGTGGCGGGTGAGGCAGAGCCTAGCCTATTCCAAATGGGAATGCGGCCCTGTCTGGCAGACAACACTCCACGCTTGGCGCTGGCCATGAAGATTGATGGCCTTGTGCCGGATCATCGGGCCCATGACTTGGGCCACGGGCGTCTTGCAACGCTCCCTCAGGCCGGAGGGCTTGTTCTTTCGCCGCAATACCGCGCAACGCGGATGTTGGAGTGCGTCGGATCAGAACAATCGCTTCCCCGGCGATACCGGCTTTGATTGGTTGACACTTTATACCCATGCAGGGTGGCGCCGACCACGAGGACGATACCAAGTCCCGAGTTTAACAGTAACATCGTGGCCTGCGTATGCAGACATGCCGATGACGTGGTGTCCGGGGGATATCCCTCCGGATCACCGATCGACCTCGCTCGCATGTCCAGCACCCTGAAAATGGCGAATCGTTTATATGATGGCCATTAGGTCGGTGTCCGGCGCGCGCAGCGATAGCCTTTCCGTCAGGACTCACCTTTCAGTGCGAATCATGAAAAATATTAAGTAACTGATATATATCATATATTCAAAAGATTAATCAAGTTAAAGCCACAGGGAACACAAATTTTACTTTTTGTAAAATTATAAATCAATACTCAGTTAATTATAATTTAACTTGTTGCATTGCACCCACATATCGCTAGTGCATCTTTATCACCAATAAAATATAAAACTTTGTTATAAAATAATAAAATATGTTTTAGCTCGATGATAGGTGCTTTTTAACAAATCGAAAATCACCAGAGCCACTGAAAGGTGTATTCTTTGGTGCACAAACAACCTCAGATTGATAGCGCCCGCGCCTGGCCGGGTAACTTGGAGACGTAATCCATAGCTATTGAGGATGTACCAATGGCCTTCATTACTGAGCTGCCCTCCAATGTGATCACAGTGGACGGATCCGGCGTACCCATCGTAAACGTCGGTTCAAACAACATCTTGAATGACTTCTATGGGCCATCTTCGTCGGTAGGCGAAATCCGCGCCGACAGTGATGACGCGACGGCTGACGCAGGGGAGCAGGTGTTCGTCGACACTGCCGGCGGAGAAATCACAGGGACATACGCTGGACCGGTCACCATCTCCACAGCGAATGTCACCGTAAGTCTTGCAGGAATTGAGGGGATTAACGTCGGAATCAATCCCGTCTCCGGGCACCTCATCGCGGGGGACGACGGGACCGCCTATGTCGTTTCGGACAGCGCGCTTTCCGCCGACAACCTCGGGGCAACCGCAACGATCTCCATCGGCGGGACAACTGTCGGTGCGCAGGCGCCACTCTCTCAGTTGAACGGCGCCCTGATCACGAACGTGAACACTGCCGGACAAGCTGCCTATCAAGCAGCCTATAACACCAGTTTCAACAGCCAATCGCCGGCGATCCCGTTGGCTGTCAGGCAGACAACGGCAGCATTAGCAGGCACCACGGCTCAAGCGCCGTTCAACTTGGTCGCGACTACGCTTCAGGCCAGCGCAACCGCAATCCAGACGACCGCGAACCTTGCCGTGATCAACGTCTCGGTCGGCACGGGTACGCTTGAGGTTACGCCAGTCTGTTTTGTTCGCGGCACGATGATCATGACAGAGCAAGGTGAGGTTCCGATTGAAGATTTGAAGGCCGGCGACATGGTCCTTACCATGGATCACGGCTTCCAGCCGATCCGCTGGATCGGGTCGACGCGTCTGTCTGCGTTGGATTTGATACAGCGCCCGAACCTGCGCCCGATCCGCATTCAAAAGGGGGCATTCGGCCCGAATTTGCCCGAAGCCGATCTCTCCGTCTCTCCGCAACACAGGGTGCTCATCCGATCCAAGGTGGCGGACCGGATTTTTGCAACCAGGGAGGTTCTTGTTGCCGCGAAGCAGCTTTTGCAGCTGCCTGGTATCAATGTGGAGTCGCAGATCATCGAGGTTGAATATTTCCACATGATGTTCAGCCAGCATGAGGTTGTCTATGCCAACGGGCTCCTGTCGGAGTCTTTGTATCTGGGACCGGTGTCCATGCAGGCCCTTGAGCCAGCGGCACGTGAAGAAATCAGCGCCTTGTTCCCCGGCGTGTTTGAGGGCGATCGAGTTTTCCCGCCAGCGCGGCATCTCGCCTCAGGCCGACTTGGTCGCCGCCTTGCGGTTCGGCATCTTCAGAATGGCAAGAACCTGTTCGAACCTGCCTGATACGTAAAATCAACATGACAGTGGAAAGCCCCGCCATGTGCGGGGCTTTCTCGCCTCCATGATCCCAGCCGGACCCAATGGGCGCGCGCCGACGCCGCACGGGGGTGGGGGGCAAGGCGCGTCAGGGGCTTATCGGTCGGAATTGGAAGGGCGAACCTACGGTCGCGGCTGCGCGTCATCGCGCGTTTCTGGCGTAAGGTGCTGTTCGCGCGCATCTTCCAGATCCTCGCTGTGGGACCAGACGCTACCGATTAAAAACGCCAACGCCGTTCCGACAATCACAGCGGCAAAGAGGCCCAAGATCTTGGTTTGCTTCCCGGATTTCGGGGTTCGATCATCTGGCATGGTGTATCCTCCTCAACGTTACGCCAGCTACTGCTGTATAGGTGGGGCAGATCACGGAATTGGAAAGTAACGAGGCGGGCTATGCCCAGCACGGCTGCTACACCCGTCTCACGATCACGCTTTTCCAATGCTTTTCACCGAAACCGTGGATAATTCACCCTGCCGGGTTCCGGAACATTTTCGCCCATAGGCGCGTTGCCGCCGACGTAACCTAGGAGGGACTATCATGGTCACACGTCCGGCTGTCACACCCGCAGCTGATCTGGAGCGCGCCTATTCCGGCTCTCGGGTCGCATGGGGCGCCATTTTTGCAGGCATCGTCGTAGCCATTGCGACCATGGCCGTTTTGGGCATCATCGGCCTCGCACTCGGCTTCTCGCTGGTCGAGGTTGGCGAACAAAATCCCGGCAATGGAGCTTTGACCACAACTGGGATCTGGACCTTCGTGTCGCAAATCGTCGCGTTGTTCGTTGGCGGTTTCATTGCGGCACGTCTTGCAGGCCTGTTGCCGACCGGTGCTGCGGTCTTGCATGGCGCGACGGTTTGGGGCGCAGCCACCATCGCGGCGATCTGGATCGCAACCAGCACGGCAGGTGCTTTGTTCTCGGGGGCTGCCTCTGTTGTCTCGGGCACGGCATCCGGGATCGGTTCGACCGTGCAGGCGGCGATTCCCGACAATTTTTCCTTGCCTGATACGCTGTCGAACCTGTCGATGGACGATCTGCCCGAACCCGTACGTCAGGCCTTGGAAGATGCCGGCGTGACCCCGGATAATTTCCAGCAGGAAACCCAGGAGGCTTTCAACGCAATTGTCAGCCCGCAGCAGCAACAGGCGATCGGCGATCAGGCACAGCAGAGCCTGCAAACGGCCGTGAACAATCCCTCCAATGCGGGTCAAGCTGCGCGTCAGTTCGTGGACAACGTGTTCGGCAACGGCGGCATCTTGGGTGAACAGGATCGGCAGGAAGCCCTTCAGCAGATGCAGCAGCGGTTCGGCATAAGCGAGGCCGATGCCAATCGGTTCCTCGATGAAACCCAGGCACGGGCTGAAGAGCTCAAGGCGCAGGCCGAACAAGCGATCGAAGAGGCCAAGCAGAAGGCCATCGAGGCCGCAGATGCTGCCGCAGATGCCTTGGCCACCGCAGCCTGGTCGGCGGGGATCGCTTCCCTGCTGGGTCTTCTGGCGGCGTTGGGCGGTGCTGTCGTCGGTCGTGTGCGTCGCGTGACGGTCTGATCCATCACCATCGGTCAACGGTTACAGTTGGCAGCCCGCAGGTTCACAGCCTGCGGGCTTTTTCATGTGTGGGGGGGGGCGCGGCATCGACAACGAGACGATGGCCGGGGGGCTTGCCGCCCCAGCTGCCGTCGCCGTGTGTGAACGGCTGTTCGCTTTCCCCTTGGCCGCATTGCCGGCAATATCCTACGGATTTAGGCAGGGGGAATGCCGAAGACCCTTGCCGGCAAAGTGCCGCAAGGTCCCCGTGAACTTGGGGTATACGCGGGGACGCCTTGACTATCCGGGCTCGGTTCGGTTCCTTCCGCACAACCACAAGCAGGCGGAGTCGTATTATGGACAAGAGATCGTTGAACACGCGTCGGGGCGACGGGAACGACCCCGGATACATGCGCGAGATCGGGTTCGGAGTGGCGGCGCTTGTTTATCTTGGAGCCATGATCGGACTGCTTCTGTACCACTCCATGATTTTTACGGCGTCCAAGAACATCGACTACTCGGCCTATCGACTGGAGTCGCTCAATTTGCCTGATCCGACAGAATAGCGCCAGTCGCCATCTTGCCCGTGCGGGTGTGATGGGCACACAGTTTGGCGCATGGCTGCTTTTTCGTGCGGTGTCCTGCGAAAACAACGCGCCAGTTGGCCCGAAGGGATACCCACATGCGCGGGAATGCCGGCGATGGGGTGTCCTGCCGGGGGCAGATAAAAACATTCGAGCTTCAGCAAGCGGCACCATAATCGAATGCTGTCCATTTCCGCTGATGGGGGGGAGGGGGCGCGCGTGATGAAACTCGGCCCCAACGGATTTTTCCACGTCGGAGGCTGACTCATCACCCTGCATATATGTGGTTCTATATAGAACCCTTGACTTGTCGATCGCTTTTTCCCAAAACCATGTCGGGGGAGGACGATCATGACACGAAACGATGCTCTCGCGGTGGCCGTTGACAAGCGGCTGCCGTCTTATGTCCAGTTGCGGGATACTCTGGCCGCGAAGATTGCGCGCGGTGACTGGAAGCCGGACGTCGTTCTTCCATCCGAGAACCAGCTTGCGGCGGAGACGGGGCTGTCGGTCGGAACCGTGCGCAAGGCGATGCAGATGCTGGTCGACGAAGGTCTGCTTGAACGCAAGCAGGGAACCGGCACGTTCCTGAGCAAGCGCGCGTTCCACGCATCGCTGTTTCGGTTCTTTGCCGTGACGACGGCCGATGGATCGCCCATCATTCCGAAAAGTCGCCTTATCGCCCGCGCCAGGATTGCCGCGCCCGCAAAAGTGGCGCGCCTTCTGGATGCGGAGGATTGCATCCGCATCGACCGGGTCCGCAGTCACTCCGACCAAGTGCTTCTGACCGAAGAGATCTGGATTCCGCACCACCGTTTCCCGGGTCTTGAAACCCTGCCGGAAGCGGAGATCGGCCCCCTCCTGTATCCCCTCTATCTTGATCGCTTTCAGGTTTTCATCGCGAATGCCGTCGACGAGGTCAGCTTCGCGCGCGCCTCAGGGTCGGTGGCGAACCGGCTTGGCATCGCGCCCGACGATCCGGTTGCGGTCATCGAACGAACGGCTTTTGCGGCGGATGGCACGGCGCTGGAATGGCGCGTGGCGCAGGGGCCGGCCGAACGATTCCGATACCGGAGCCGCCTGACCTGAACCGCCCCCGGCGACGCATGGGGGACGGCAATGTCCGTCTCACCCACATGCCGACGCAGACCAACGAAAGGAAACGCCGTGACCGGCCAGACCCGCATCACGGGCATTGACGCGCATGCCCACATTTTCCGCCCGGACCTGCCAATGGTCGAGGGTCGACGCTACAGCCCGGCCTATGACGCGACCTTGACCGATTGGTTTGCGCTTCAGGACGCCAACGGCCTGTCGCATGGCGTGTTGATCCAACCCAGCTTTTTCGGCACCGACAACAGCCACATTGAAACCGCGCTTGAGGCCTTTCCCGACCGTCTTCGCGGCATAGCGGTCGTCGATCCGGACGTCTCGGACGCCGAGCTGGATCGCCTTCACGCGCGAGGCTTTGTCGGGGCGCGCCTCAACCTTGTCGGGCGGAACATCGACGATTTTGCAAGCTCGTCCTGGCAGACCATCTTCCGCCGCCTTGCCGAGCGCCAATGGCAGGTGGAGATCCAGCGCAGCTTCGACGATCTGGCAGAGGTTGTGCCGGCCATCGCCATGTCGGGGGTCACGGTGGTGATCGACCATTTCGGCCTGCCACAAGGTGGCATCGACATCGCAAAGCCCAGTCATCAAGCCTTTCTGGGTGTGCTGCGGCGAACCCCTTCGGTCTGGGTGAAGCTGTCGGCGCCCTATCGTTCCGGGCAGACGCCGGAGGTTGCCGCGCACAGCTTCGCCCTGCTGCGCGACGCCTGCGGGGGGATCGACCGGTTCGTCTGGGGAAGTGATTGGCCCCATACCCAGCATGAGCGTGAGACGAATTACGACGATCAGGTCGCCCGACTGCGGAACCTGATCCCGGACGCGGCAGAGCGCGACCGGGTCCTGATAACCAACCCCACCAACCTTTTTCGCTTCTAAGTCACCCGAGGGAGGAGACCCATGAGCCTGTTCATCGTCGCGGCCATCGTTCTGGCCGTGATTCTGGGATATGTGACCCGGATCAATATCGGCCTGTTCGCCATCGCATTCGCGTATATCCTTGGCTGCTTCGGCCTCGGCCTCAGCCCAAGCGCGGTCATCGCCATGTGGCCGCTCAGGATTTTCTTCGTGATTTTCGCCGTGTGCCTTTTCTACAGCTTCGCCCTTGTCAACGGCACGCTGGCCCGCTTGGCCGAACATCTGCTTTATCGTTGCCGCAACATGCCGTGGGTCTTGCCCTATGCCATCTTCCTGACCTCGACCCTCATTGCGGGGATGGGGGCCGGATATTATACGGTTCTGGCCTTCATGGCTCCGATCACGCTGATCCTGTGCCGACGGACCGGGCTGGACCTGATTCTCGGCGGCATGGCCGCGAACTATGGCGCACTGGCGGGCGCGAACTTCATGTCCAGTCAATCCGGGATCATCTTCCGCGGGTTGATGACGGAAAATGGCATCGGCGAGACACAGGCATTCATCAATGCGACCGCCATCTTCGCCGCCACCATGATCGTGCCGATTGTCGTCATCACCGGTATGACGTTTCTGTTCGGCAAATCGCGCGACGTGGCGGCGGCAATCGATGCCGAACGTCCGGCGCCCCTTGACGCCAAGCAGCGCACAACCTTGGGTCTGACCCTCACGATGATGGCGCTTGTATTGGCGGGGCCGATCCTGCACATCGCCTTTCCTGCGAATGCCACGATCACGTTCCTGAACTCCAAGATCGACATCGGTCTGATCGCAAGCATCTTCGCCGTGATCGCCCTGATGCTGAAACTGGGGAATGAGCGCGAGGCCATTGCGTCGGTCCCGTGGGCAACGCTCATCATGATCTGCGGCATGGGGATGCTCATCTCCGTCGCGATCGAGGCGGGGACGGTCGCCGCCCTAGCAGGCTGGCTGGGCGCAAGCATCCCCCCCGCATTGCTGCCAGTTGTCATCGGGATCGTGGCCGCGTTCATGTCGCTGTTCTCCAGCACGCTGGGCGTGGTGACGCCGACCCTGTTCCCCCTTGTCCCGACCCTGGCCGATACGATGGGGATCAGCCCGACGCTCTTGTTCGCCGCCATTGTGGTGGGGGCCCAAGCCACGTCGATTTCCCCGTTTTCCTCGGGAGGGAGCCTTATTCTCGGATCGGCCCCCGACGAGCCGACGCGGGAATCGCTGTTCAATCGCCTGTTGTTCCGCGCCGCCCCCCTCGGTTTCGCCGCGGCCCTCCTAATGAATTTCGTGCTGACGTTCATCGGTTGAACGCCCTCGCGGCTCGCCTGATTGGCGGGTCGCACCTTCTCGTGGCCCGCCGTCAAAGGCGGGCTTCTTCGTTATGAATCCCTGCCGACCAACGCCAAGATGCAACAGTGGCGCGATGTCCTCATAACGCTGTCCCCGGATCATGACGGCATCCAGAGACACGCTGCGTTTTTTGCACGAGGGAGCGTGATCGGGCCATACAGCCGGTTCAAAGCTTGTCGATAAAAACAAACAGTCAATCGACTGACTTCGCCGGAAGGTTCTGCATCTGAAGAACGAACGCCCGTCGCAAGATCCTGCTCGCCGACGAGACCAAAGAAATGCCGAAAATCGACATGCCATTTTCAAGTGGTACGGGCGGTCGGACTCGAACCGACACGCCTTGCGGCAACGGATTTTGAAGCCCCCGCTTAGGCTTGTTTTTGCTTATTTCGATGTTGCCAGCGTGGCCGGACATCATGCGAACGAAACGCGAAAGTTGCCACTTCCAGAATCACCTACAGTTCTGCAAGTGTTCACGCATGGCACGTCATACCCAAGCCCATATCCGCGAGCATCAAAGCTCTTGGCCGGTCACCGTTCGGGTCCTTGCTCCGCCGCGCGGAATGCGGGTCATCGGGCGTGATCTGGATCCCGACATGTGGTGCAACTTGAACCTTGGCCTGACCGAGTATGCGTCAACACCTTGGCGGCATGGTCCCTCGATCGGGACAGAATATCACTTCCGCAGCCTTCAGGTGGCGGCCCAGTTCCTCGCCGCTTTTCCGATGCTCGAACTGGCGGACCGGACCGCTGACCCTACGTTCCGATCTGTCCATCTGCCGTTCGGCAGGGACGCGCATCAGGAGTGGGACGTGTGCAATCGCTATAGCCAGAGGCAGTCACCCAACGATCTGGCGCAGCTTTTCCCAAGCGTCACCCTGCGCTCAGATGTTGGCAATCTGGAACCGGTGCACGAAATCTTTCCCGGGCAGCCGGCGCCAATCATTCATGGCGATCCGGCTTCGGGACTGCAGCTTCGACGGGCACGGTGGGGAATGCCGTCGCCCCCAAAGTATCACAGCGTCAACGGAATCGACAAAGGGGTTACGAACGTCCGTAATACCGGATCGCCGCACTGGCGTCAGTGGCTTGGTCCGGAGCATCGCTGCCTTGTGCCGTTCGATCGGTTTGCCGAGCCCCACGGAGTGGCGCAGCAACAGATCTGGTTCAGCCTGAAAGATAAGCGGCCGGCGTTCTTTGCAGGGATATGCCAGTTCGGCTGGAAGTCGCTACGCAAGCTGAAGGATGGGCCAACGGTCGATGACCTTTACGCCTTCCTGACAACGGTGCCCAATCGGGAAGTCGCGCGGTATCACCCCAAGGCGATGCCGGTGATCCTGACGGAGCATGAGCAATGGATCACGTGGCTGACGGCCCCCTGGGCGGAGGCGAACGACCTCCAGCGCCCGTTGCCTGACGACACGCTGAAGGTCGAAGTCTGAGGGGCAGGGGTCACCGCCCCTCGTTCACCCGATCCGGCACGAAGTAGCCGACGACGATTGCGGCGATGAAGCCTATCAGCCCGGACATGCCCGGTCCCGCCAGCGCAGGCGCCGCGGTCGCCATCACCTCCGCCCAGGCAGCGGTGGCGATCGGCCCGATGGCTGATCCGGTCAGCAGCTTATTTGTCGGCAGGGCCGACAGTTGGGTTGCGAGTTTCATGCGTAGATCTCCGTGTTGAGAACGGCCCAGGTCTTGGACCCGATGATACCGTCCGGCACGAGGCCATGGGCAGATTGAAAGGCGACGGCCGCCGCGCGGGTATTCGCGCCGAACCAGCCATCGACACCGCGGGGATCGTGCCCCGCCGCCAGCAGGCGCTGCTGCGCTGTCTTCACCGCTGGGCCGCGCGCGCCGAGGCCGAGCTTGGGGAAGTCCGGGGCCAGCATGTCCGGGATGGCCTGCCAGCGCTTGAAGGCGGCCGCGAGGCGGGTGTGATAGCCGTGTTGTGCATAGCCTGCCCCGTTGTAGCCCCGCGCGAATCCGGACCAGTCATGGCGGCGCAGATCATCATCCAGACCCTCGGATGCGACGAACGCGACCATCGCCTCAAGATGCAGCGCCTCCATGTCGCAGAACGCCGCCACCATGTCGCCGGCATTGGCATAGCCCGCCGCCTTGTGGTTGAACCCCATGATCTGCCCCAGCCCCCAAGAGGCCGAGCGCAGTGCCGCACGGGCGTCGATCTTCATGGCCAGCGCCAAGCGGGGATAGCTGTCGCCCGGATAGGGCCGTGTCCCCCATTTCGGATAGGCCAGCCCTTGCCCCTCCGCCGCCGTGCGCTTCTGACCGGCGCCGAGCTCGCGCCAGAACACATGCGGCTCGAACAGCATCTTCGGGCGACCCTGGCGGTCGAACCCACCGCCCGAGGTCTCGACCTCGATAACGGCGCGGACCTCGTCCTCGCCCACGCCGATGCGCCGTCCAATACGGCCAATATCGATCGCGGCCAGCGCCAGCGCGCGGCCTTTGAACCCAACTGGGATCATGATGGTCTCCTGATATGAAAAAACCCCACACGGTGGCGGGGCGGTTTATGCGCTGACAGTGCGCCTACCCGGTGATCTGGAACGGCACCCGCGGCGACCGCACCTCCGGCACATCCGGGCACCCTGGCCACGACATCAGCATGAAGCCCAAGGCGAACGTCGTGCCCGTGGTCGGCGTGACCCCGGCGTTTTCCGGGATCTTGGCGATGAAGCGCGTGGTCTGTACCTCGGGACGCACGGGGGCAGAGCCACCCCGCCCGTCATCGGCCACGGTCGACACCTCGCGGAACGCGTGGCTGATCCCCGCGCCGTCCGTGAAATACACCGCGATGTTCGGGCGCCCGCAGTCGCGGGACTTGATGTAGCGGAACTGGATGCGGACAAAGGCCCCGATCGCGCCGCTGTCAATGCTGTTGCCTTCCTCGACAAAGGTCAGCGGCGTCGTCTTGTCGCGGCGGCTGCTTTCCTCCAGCATCGCCACGCGGTTGACCGTGCTTTCCAGTGTTGAGGTCAGAGTGGCGGTGGCGCGGCTGATCTCGGACAGGGATTGCTGCTGGACGGTCAGGGTCTGTGCCTGCTGCTGCTGGGTTTCGGCCTGCCGCGTCTGCACGTCCTGTATCTTGGCGATGTCCACTGTGAGGTTTGACGGCAAGGACAGTTCGGTCCGCAGGAAGTCGATGACGCGGGGCTGCACCCAATACCAGATCGCGCCGGTGATGATGCCCAAGGCGGTGATGGTCGCGGCGACGTTGCGGAAGAACGCCCAGTAGTCGGTTCTGGATGGTCCTTGCATGGTCACGCCGCCTCCTCCGCCAATTTTGCATCTGGGGGTTCATCCTGTAATTTTTGGACGTCCTGGCATATGGTTGTGGGTATAGTTTTCCCTGTTTTCATCCGCTTATCTCTTGTGCAACAGTGGAAGATAGGGGCGCTTCAGCGATGTGTTTTCAACACACCGATCGATGGTTGCAATTTCTGGTTGCAAAAGGCCGAATGGTGATGATGCTACAACACGGACGGACTTTCGTCTTGCGCAAGGTTAACTGATGGTCGGTACAGTCGATAAGTATGGCATTGCCTTCTTCGGCATTCACAAAGCAGCCACCAGTTCTGTGAAACATGCGCTTTGGTTTCTCCGGGAGGGAGTGCCTTGGCAGGGCGATCCAATGGGTGTTCACCCATATTTTCCAAATGACCGTGTGAGCCGTAAGGATTTCGAAGCTTACCGAAATTATTGGCGGTTCACGGTTATCCGGGATCCTATCAAACGTTTTCTATCTGCCTATCAAAACAGGGTCATCGACTATGAGGATCTGTTACACAAACCCGGCAACAGGCAGAGGACGAAGCAGGAAGAACCCTCCCTTACAGTCCGTCCGGATATTGAAGCATTTATTGCAAACTATGAAGCTTACTGCCGTATTTCATATTCAATTCATATTCACACCTGCAGCTCACGCCTATTTATAGGAAACGACCTCAGATATTTTAATGCAGTGTACACTACTTCGCAGCTAGATCATCTTAAGTTCGATCTGTCAAAGCATGTGAACCGTGAAATACGGTTTGATCGTATTAATGAAAGCGGAAGTACTCCTCCTAAGTTTTGCGATCTGTCTTGTGAAGCACAGTCGTTTCTTTTGAAACACACTGCTAAAGATTATGAATTGTTCCAAGACTACTTCACCCCTCCTGTGGCTAAGCAAGATTAGACCCCAATACTGCAATTGGACAGCCGCGACTATGACGGATTACGGGAGATAAGAAATCGAGAAGATACTTTGGATATGCTGGCTACAAGGCATTGATAACGCCCCGCCTATAGTTCGCGGATGCGTAGATCGTTGGAAGAAAGCTAATCCGGAATGGGATGTCCGGATTATTAGTATGGCGGATGTTGAGAGTTACTCAGACATTTTGTCTAGGTTCGACTTGAGCCGCCGTAGGATCACACCTGCATCCTTCTCCGACATCCTACGTGTTGATCTGCTATACCGACATGGAGGCATTTGGGCTGATGCGACGTCGTATTGCAACACGCCACTAGATGATTGGATCGTGCCAGTCATGTCAGCAGGCTTCTTCGCTTTCAAATCGCCTGCTCCAAACCGTCCGCTTTCTTCGTGGTTCATAGCTAGTGAGCAAGAAAATTTACTGATCACCGATCTAGCGCGCCGCGTAGAGTCGTACTGGGAAAAACGGATATCCGCAGACGAATATTTTTGGTTTCATGGTCTATTTCGCAATATGCTGAGAAAGAATCCCAGAGCAGCAGAGCTCTGGCAGAATGTCCCTGAATTATCAGCTAAGGAAGCACATTCGTTTGAGCGGTTGATGAATCTCCCGACGCGGCGCGCGCCACCTAACTTGGATCTATCGTCGCCCGTCCTCAAACTTAGCCATAAAATTCCTTCCCTTCGCCCCGACGCACTCGTCGGTCATCTCCTGGGGATCGGCGATCCCCGCCCCGTCGAAAGTAGTATCTCCGCAGGTATCCATCCTTCGCTAAACTTGCTTGCAAACCCTAGCGAGTTGCCCTTTGGAGCGAGACGTCCAAGAGGGAATCGTACAAATGGGCCGAGCATGTCGGCGTCTACAGCACCTGAGCCCCCGTGATAGCGCTTTTAGCGCTCGTCACTGTAATACCTTTGAGCAAGATACGCTCCGCCCCGGCCGTCACCGCCACGTCCGCTCCGACCTGTCGCAACTGCACCGGCGCGATGGCCGACCAGTCCGAGAGGTCGAGGACACCGCCCCGCAATCCGCTGATGATCTGGGGCAGGCCCGTCCGACCGGCGATTACGGTATCGACGCCGTCGCCGAGGTCGATCACATGCGAGCCGCCCCGGATGTGCACGGTGTCATTGCCCGCGCCGACATTCACAAGGTCCGACCCGGCGGTCAGATACACCACATC includes:
- a CDS encoding amidohydrolase family protein, with product MTGQTRITGIDAHAHIFRPDLPMVEGRRYSPAYDATLTDWFALQDANGLSHGVLIQPSFFGTDNSHIETALEAFPDRLRGIAVVDPDVSDAELDRLHARGFVGARLNLVGRNIDDFASSSWQTIFRRLAERQWQVEIQRSFDDLAEVVPAIAMSGVTVVIDHFGLPQGGIDIAKPSHQAFLGVLRRTPSVWVKLSAPYRSGQTPEVAAHSFALLRDACGGIDRFVWGSDWPHTQHERETNYDDQVARLRNLIPDAAERDRVLITNPTNLFRF
- a CDS encoding YrzE family protein; this translates as MVTRPAVTPAADLERAYSGSRVAWGAIFAGIVVAIATMAVLGIIGLALGFSLVEVGEQNPGNGALTTTGIWTFVSQIVALFVGGFIAARLAGLLPTGAAVLHGATVWGAATIAAIWIATSTAGALFSGAASVVSGTASGIGSTVQAAIPDNFSLPDTLSNLSMDDLPEPVRQALEDAGVTPDNFQQETQEAFNAIVSPQQQQAIGDQAQQSLQTAVNNPSNAGQAARQFVDNVFGNGGILGEQDRQEALQQMQQRFGISEADANRFLDETQARAEELKAQAEQAIEEAKQKAIEAADAAADALATAAWSAGIASLLGLLAALGGAVVGRVRRVTV
- a CDS encoding Hint domain-containing protein, with product MAFITELPSNVITVDGSGVPIVNVGSNNILNDFYGPSSSVGEIRADSDDATADAGEQVFVDTAGGEITGTYAGPVTISTANVTVSLAGIEGINVGINPVSGHLIAGDDGTAYVVSDSALSADNLGATATISIGGTTVGAQAPLSQLNGALITNVNTAGQAAYQAAYNTSFNSQSPAIPLAVRQTTAALAGTTAQAPFNLVATTLQASATAIQTTANLAVINVSVGTGTLEVTPVCFVRGTMIMTEQGEVPIEDLKAGDMVLTMDHGFQPIRWIGSTRLSALDLIQRPNLRPIRIQKGAFGPNLPEADLSVSPQHRVLIRSKVADRIFATREVLVAAKQLLQLPGINVESQIIEVEYFHMMFSQHEVVYANGLLSESLYLGPVSMQALEPAAREEISALFPGVFEGDRVFPPARHLASGRLGRRLAVRHLQNGKNLFEPA
- a CDS encoding N-acetylmuramidase domain-containing protein → MGEEQIRAPIEVETSGGGFDRQGCAKMLFEPHVFWRKFGPGRCALWRVRQSLAYSKWECGPVWQTTLHAWRWP
- a CDS encoding GntR family transcriptional regulator — its product is MTRNDALAVAVDKRLPSYVQLRDTLAAKIARGDWKPDVVLPSENQLAAETGLSVGTVRKAMQMLVDEGLLERKQGTGTFLSKRAFHASLFRFFAVTTADGSPIIPKSRLIARARIAAPAKVARLLDAEDCIRIDRVRSHSDQVLLTEEIWIPHHRFPGLETLPEAEIGPLLYPLYLDRFQVFIANAVDEVSFARASGSVANRLGIAPDDPVAVIERTAFAADGTALEWRVAQGPAERFRYRSRLT
- a CDS encoding SLC13 family permease, whose protein sequence is MSLFIVAAIVLAVILGYVTRINIGLFAIAFAYILGCFGLGLSPSAVIAMWPLRIFFVIFAVCLFYSFALVNGTLARLAEHLLYRCRNMPWVLPYAIFLTSTLIAGMGAGYYTVLAFMAPITLILCRRTGLDLILGGMAANYGALAGANFMSSQSGIIFRGLMTENGIGETQAFINATAIFAATMIVPIVVITGMTFLFGKSRDVAAAIDAERPAPLDAKQRTTLGLTLTMMALVLAGPILHIAFPANATITFLNSKIDIGLIASIFAVIALMLKLGNEREAIASVPWATLIMICGMGMLISVAIEAGTVAALAGWLGASIPPALLPVVIGIVAAFMSLFSSTLGVVTPTLFPLVPTLADTMGISPTLLFAAIVVGAQATSISPFSSGGSLILGSAPDEPTRESLFNRLLFRAAPLGFAAALLMNFVLTFIG